The following are encoded together in the Brassica napus cultivar Da-Ae chromosome A9, Da-Ae, whole genome shotgun sequence genome:
- the LOC125578047 gene encoding uncharacterized protein LOC125578047 — MVDKKNRRCVLHVELTKIVSENQSNEMFSMNEENLSDARANDGMVGVGELEIVPHIQEDEFEHEKISEEGDEMDDREELPAVTTVKPPVVNSEWDDGIDISLHQEFATREEVRDLVDKGVHSNCFEVDIQKSNPRVYILKCRGAGCRWYLRAPKLKNSDFFSIRTYRKIHTCSRGDASVMKKKKIGTPSLVASVVHSDYPGKYKTPDPKTLIDLVQNKLGVKVSYSMALRGKNKALSDLRGNPEESFARLPSYLYMLQRMNPDTITRLEVDEKNQFKYMFFALGACIEGFKAIRQVIIMDGTHLKGVYKGVLLIATAQDPDHHHYPLAFAVVDGEKNASWEWFLTILKTLISDDPQLVFCTDRNQSIIKKVHEVYPLAIHGYCNYHLSNNVSGACSNVNKKGVAKKFRSIAGIYSEVEFIKCYNDFMKMYPQAAEYLDDSVHETKWARCKFPGERYNIDTTNTVESINGVLKEPRKYALLPMLDVIVEKITEWFNKYRLLPLRVPERQILIPHVHGILHHIYPTAKKLKVTELNTFEGHYNVLGEDGHGYLVDLSNKTCYCRCFDIDRYPCVHALAAIMARGEMADHYCSRYYWMEQWTLAYYRTIYPVPHHSTWESSEIPEEIRYQVVLPPYVEKKKGRLQVTRFPSAGEYRRKRKKKFPPLIGENEESGSDGSDSDNSGSDSSDRSGNGNEGGDNEGSGNEKNDE, encoded by the coding sequence ATGGTAGATAAGAAGAACCGACGTTGTGTCTTGCATGTGGAACTTACCAAAATCGTCTCAGAAAATCAGAGCAACGAGATGTTTTCTATGAATGAGGAAAATCTGAGTGATGCCAGAGCTAATGATGGCATGGTTGGAGTTGGAGAGTTGGAAATTGTTCCTCATATTCAGGAGGATGAGTTTGAGCATGAGAAAATCAGTGAAGAGGGTGATGAAATGGATGATAGGGAGGAGTTGCCGGCTGTTACAACAGTTAAACCTCCTGTTGTCAATTCAGAATGGGATGATGGCATTGATATTAGTCTTCATCAAGAATTTGCGACTAGAGAAGAAGTGAGGGATTTAGTGGACAAAGGTGTGCATTCCAATTGTTTTGAGGTTGATATACAGAAGTCGAATCCTCGGGTTTACATATTGAAATGTCGTGGGGCTGGATGCAGATGGTATTTACGAGCTCCAAAGCTGAAGAACTCTGATTTTTTCTCTATCAGAACGTATAGAAAGATTCATACGTGCTCTCGTGGAGATGCAAGtgtcatgaagaagaagaaaataggcACGCCAAGCTTGGTCGCATCAGTGGTGCACTCTGATTATCCCGGCAAATACAAGACTCCGGATCCAAAGACTCTCATAGATTTGGTGCAGAACAAGCTGGGTGTTAAAGTTTCATATTCTATGGCTTTGAGAGGGAAAAATAAAGCTTTGAGTGATTTGCGTGGTAACCCGGAGGAGAGTTTTGCTAGGCTGCCATCTTACTTGTACATGTTACAAAGGATGAATCCTGATACCATTACACGATTAGAAGTGGATGAGAAGAACCAGTTTAAGTATATGTTCTTTGCGCTTGGAGCTTGCATCGAAGGGTTCAAGGCGATTAGGCAAGTGATAATaatggatggaactcacctgaAGGGTGTGTACAAAGGAGTGCTTCTCATTGCCACTGCTCAAGATccagatcatcatcattatccccTTGCTTTTGCAGTAGTAGATGGTGAGAAAAATGCAAGCTGGGAGTGGtttttaactatattaaaaaCTTTGATATCAGATGATCCTCAGCTTGTATTTTGTACTGATAGAAACCAAAGCATCATCAAGAAAGTACACGAGGTATACCCATTGGCGATCCATGGATATTGCAATTATCACTTGTCTAATAATGTCAGCGGAGCTTGCAGCAATGTTAACAAGAAAGGGGTTGCCAAAAAATTTAGAAGTATTGCTGGTATTTACAGTGAGGTGGAGTTCATCAAATGCTACAACGATTTCATGAAAATGTATCCTCAAGCAGCCGAGTATCTAGATGACAGTGTTCATGAGACAAAATGGGCAAGATGCAAATTTCCGGGAGAAAGGTACAACATAGACACAACCAACACTGTTGAATCTATCAATGgtgttttgaaggaaccaagGAAATATGCGTTGTTGCCAATGCTTGATGTGATCGTGGAAAAGATAACAGAATGGTTCAACAAATACCGTCTATTACCTCTACGCGTACCAGAGAGGCAGATACTAATCCCACATGTGCATGGGATATTGCATCACATATATCCTACGGCTAAAAAGCTGAAGGTGACCGAGCTAAATACATTTGAAGGTCACTACAATGTGCTTGGCGAGGATGGTCATGGTTATTTAGTTGATCTGAGCAACAAAACATGCTATTGTAGGTGTTTTGATATTGATCGGTATCCTTGTGTGCATGCACTTGCTGCCATCATGGCGCGTGGAGAAATGGCTGACCATTATTGTTCTAGGTATTACTGGATGGAGCAGTGGACTTTGGCATATTACAGGACAATATATCCAGTGCCTCATCATTCAACATGGGAAAGTTCTGAAATTCCTGAGGAAATCCGATATCAGGTTGTCCTCCCTCCGTAtgtggagaaaaaaaaaggaagactaCAAGTTACTAGATTCCCATCTGCCGGAGAATATcggaggaagagaaagaagaagtttcCACCATTGATTGGTGAAAACGAAGAAAGTGGCAGTGATGGCAGTGACAGTGATAACAGTGGTAGTGACAGCAGTGACAGAAGTGGAAATGGGAACGAAGGAGGTGACAACGAAGGAAGTGGTAACGAAAAAAATGATGAATGA
- the LOC106432617 gene encoding pyrrolidone-carboxylate peptidase 1 has protein sequence MGSEGPTAVTINITGFKKFHGVAENPTEKMANNLKEYLAKNPQSKDVVLGSCTVLETAGQGALASLYQLLQSAINTKESESVTCGKTIWVHFGVNSGATKFAIEQQAVNEATFRCPDELGWKPQHLPIVPSDGPISTVRKTTLPVEEITKALEKKGFEVITSDDAGRFVCNYVYYHSLRFAEQNKTYSLFVHVPLFVAVDEETQMRFTASLLEVLTSVCK, from the exons ATGGGTTCTGAAGGACCAACGGCAGTGACAATCAACATCACAGGCTTCAAGAAGTTCCATGGAGTTGCTGAAAACCCAACGGAGAAAATGGCAAACAACCTGAAAGAATATTTAGCTAAGAATCCTCAGTCGAAAGACGTTGTTCTTGGAAGCTGTACCGTGCTTGAGACAGCTGGTCAAGGAGCTCTCGCTTCTCTCTATCAGTTACTACAATCCGCAATTAACACGAAAGAATCAGAGTCAGTGACCTGTGGAAAAACCATATGG GTTCACTTTGGAGTTAATAGTGGCGCTACGAAATTCGCAATTGAGCAACAAGCTGTGAATGAAGCGACGTTCCGTTGCCCTGATGAATTGGGTTGGAAGCCTCAG CATTTGCCTATTGTTCCCTCTGATGGTCCAATCTCAACTGTAAGAAAG ACTACTCTTCCTGTTGAAGAGATAACAAAGGCCTTGGAGAAGAAGGGCTTTGAGGTGATAACATCAGATGATGCAGGTCGTTTTGTGTGCAACTATGTCTATTACCACTCACTGAGATTTGCAGAACAGAACAAGACCTATTCACTCTTTGTTCACGTTCCTCTTTTCGTCGCTGTGGATGAGGAGACTCAGATGAGATTCACTGCTTCTCTCCTGGAGGTACTCACTTCTGTTTGCAAGTAA
- the LOC106432580 gene encoding probable receptor-like protein kinase At5g18500, producing the protein MGSGLKSQLSRDSHIFGLKVWEVIGIAVALLIIAILSVLSFCLTSKKKSRRSKTGLPVIQIPQVSKEIKEVRVEHVSANNFAPREGILLTIQDRNNKDSDKVMVHLDMGKKRKNGGSSCSRSGSFHHLEITDKQSESGEELSLNQPSSSSSLYNIATPSPLAGLPESHLGWGHWFTLRDLEIATNRFSKENVIGEGGYGVVYRGDLINGTPVAVKKILNQLGQAEKEFRVEVDAIGHVRHKNLVRLLGYCIEGTHRILVYEYVNNGNLEQWLHGAMRQHGYLTWEARMKVLIGTSKALAYLHEAIEPKVVHRDIKSSNILINDEFNAKVSDFGLAKLLGAGKSHVTTRVMGTFGYVAPEYANTGLLNEKSDVYSFGVLLLEAITGRDPVDYGRPAHEVNLVEWLKMMVGTRRSEEVVDPNIEVRPPTRSLKRALLTALRCVDPDSEKRPKMSQVVRMLESEEYPIPREERRRPRTREGSMDSDIDMSTPVSRSQSKRR; encoded by the exons ATGGGCAGTGGCCTGAAGAGCCAGCTATCTAGAGATAGCCATATCTTTGGACTAAAGGTTTGGGAAGTAATTGGAATAGCTGTTGCATTACTCATCATAGCCATCCTCTCTGTTCTTTCGTTTTGTCTTActtcaaaaaagaaatcaagAAGATCCAAAACCGGTCTTCCGGTTATCCAAATCCCTCAAGTCTCCAAGGAGATCAAAGAAGTGAGAGTTGAGCATGTCTCAGCAAATAACTTTGCTCCTCGTGAAGGCATTCTTCTCACAATTCAGGACAGGAACAATAAAGACTCAGACAAAGTAATGGTTCATTTAGATAtggggaagaagagaaagaacggTGGAAGTAGTTGTAGCCGGTCAGGTTCGTTTCACCATTTAGAGATCACAGATAAACAATCTGAGTCAGGTGAAGAACTTTCTTTAAACCagccttcatcatcatcatcattgtaTAACATTGCAACTCCATCTCCATTGGCTGGTTTGCCTGAGTCTCATCTTGGTTGGGGCCACTGGTTTACACTGAGAGATCTTGAAATAGCAACTAATAGATTCTCAAAGGAGAATGTTATCGGTGAAGGCGGTTACGGGGTTGTTTACAGAGGAGACTTAATCAATGGAACTcctgttgcagttaaaaagatTCTTAATCAGTT GGGGCAAGCAGAGAAAGAGTTCAGAGTTGAGGTTGATGCTATTGGTCATGTGCGTCACAAGAACTTGGTCCGTCTTCTTGGTTACTGCATTGAAGGCACTCACAG GATATTGGTTTACGAGTACGTGAACAATGGAAACTTAGAACAGTGGCTTCACGGAGCAATGAGACAGCATGGATATCTAACGTGGGAAGCTAGGATGAAGGTTCTCATCGGCACATCGAAAGC TCTTGCTTATCTGCATGAAGCAATTGAGCCAAAGGTAGTTCACAGAGACATTAAGTCAAGCAACATACTGATCAATGACGAATTCAATGCAAAGGTTTCAGATTTTGGGCTTGCTAAGTTGCTTGGCGCTGGGAAAAGCCATGTGACAACTCGAGTAATGGGAACATTTGG GTATGTTGCTCCAGAATATGCAAATACAGGGTTGCTAAATGAAAAGAGTGATGTCTATAGCTTTGGTGTTTTGCTCTTAGAAGCAATCACAGGAAGAGACCCTGTGGATTATGGCCGTCCTGCTCATGAG GTGAACCTAGTGGAATGGTTGAAGATGATGGTCGGAACGAGAAGATCAGAAGAAGTAGTGGATCCAAACATAGAGGTAAGACCACCAACAAGATCATTGAAACGAGCCCTTTTGACGGCTCTGAGATGCGTCGATCCAGATTCCGAGAAACGGCCCAAAATGAGCCAGGTTGTGCGGATGCTTGAGTCCGAAGAATACCCCATTCCTAGAGAG GAACGAAGGCGTCCAAGAACACGAGAGGGGAGCATGGACTCGGACATTGACATGAGTACACCAGTTTCAAGATCACAGAGCAAGAGACGATAA
- the LOC106432613 gene encoding pentatricopeptide repeat-containing protein At1g56690, mitochondrial, producing the protein MKRAHLILHRSYCTVNSSFQISRLSKVGQINEARKCFDSLRFKAIGSWNSIVSGYFSNGMPAEARHLFDEMPERNIVSWNGLVSGYIKNGMIKEAREAFETMPERNVVSWTAMVKGYVQEGMVAEAETLFWRMPERNEVSWTVMLGGFIDDRRVDDARRLYDMMPVKDVVASTNMIGGLCKEGRVDEARMIFDDMRDRNVITWTSMVTGYCQNNRVDVARKLFEVMPEKTEVSWTSMLLGYTLSGRMEEAEEFFEAMPVRPVIACNAMIVGLGERGEIGKARRVFDSMNERDDATWRGMIKAYERNGFELEAIDLFGVMQRQGVRPSFPSLISVLSVCGALASLEYGRQVHAHLVRCRFDVDVYVASVLMTMYVKCGELVKAKLVFDRFTSKDVIMWNSIISGYASHGLGEEALKVFHEMPSSGTMPNKVTIIAILTACSYAGKVEEGVEIFESMESRFCVAPSVEHYSCTVDMLGRAGRIDEAMKLIETMTVKPDATVWGALLGACRTHSRLDLAEVAAKKLFEIEPENAGPYVLLSSINASRANWGDVAEMRKDMRNKNVSKFPGCSWIEVDKKVHTFFRGDVRNHPEKTLISMMLEKTEGLLREAGYSPDCSHVLHDVDEEEKMDNLRLHSERLAVAYGLLKLPEGVPIRVIKNLRVCGDCHAAIKLISKVMEREIILRDANRFHHFKKGVCSCKDYW; encoded by the coding sequence ATGAAGAGGGCTCACTTAATCCTGCACAGAAGCTACTGCACAGTCAATTCCAGTTTCCAAATCTCTCGCCTCTCAAAGGTCGGCCAAATCAACGAAGCTCGCAAGTGTTTCGATTCGCTACGCTTCAAAGCAATCGGTTCATGGAACTCCATCGTCTCCGGGTACTTCTCAAACGGCATGCCAGCAGAAGCGCGCCACCTGTTCGACGAAATGCCCGAGAGAAACATCGTTTCCTGGAACGGTCTGGTTTCAGGGTATATCAAAAACGGGATGATCAAAGAAGCCAGGGAGGCGTTTGAGACGATGCCGGAGAGGAACGTCGTCTCGTGGACGGCGATGGTGAAAGGCTACGTGCAAGAAGGTATGGTCGCTGAAGCGGAGACGTTGTTTTGGAGAATGCCTGAGAGGAATGAGGTTTCTTGGACTGTGATGCTTGGTGGGTTTATCGACGACAGGCGTGTTGACGACGCGCGTAGGTTGTATGATATGATGCCTGTGAAGGATGTTGTAGCGAGTACTAACATGATTGGTGGGTTGTGTAAAGAAGGGAGAGTAGATGAGGCTAGGATGATTTTTGATGATATGAGGGATAGGAATGTGATTACTTGGACGAGTATGGTTACGGGTTACTGTCAGAATAACCGTGTGGATGTTGCTAGGAAGCTGTTTGAAGTGATGCCGGAGAAGACTGAGGTTTCTTGGACTTCAATGCTTTTGGGGTATACACTGAGTGGGAGGATGGAAGAAGCTGAGGAGTTCTTTGAGGCAATGCCGGTGAGACCGGTTATCGCTTGTAATGCGATGATTGTTGGGTTGGGAGAGAGAGGGGAGATAGGGAAAGCGAGGAGGGTTTTTGATTCGATGAATGAGAGAGACGATGCTACTTGGAGGGGGATGATCAAAGCTTACGAGAGGAACGGTTTCGAATTGGAAGCTATTGATTTGTTTGGCGTAATGCAGAGACAAGGAGTCAGACCGAGTTTTCCGTCTTTGATCAGTGTTCTTTCTGTCTGTGGAGCCTTAGCGAGTCTTGAGTACGGTAGACAGGTCCATGCTCATTTGGTAAGATGTCGGTTTGATGTTGATGTGTACGTCGCCTCTGTTTTGATGACCATGTATGTGAAATGCGGCGAGCTTGTGAAGGCGAAGCTAGTGTTCGACAGGTTTACTTCAAAGGATGTTATCATGTGGAACTCGATCATTTCTGGTTACGCTTCTCACGGTTTAGGAGAAGAAGCTCTGAAGGTTTTCCATGAGATGCCGTCGTCTGGTACAATGCCTAACAAAGTCACCATAATCGCAATTCTGACGGCGTGTAGCTATGCAGGGAAAGTGGAGGAAGGGGTTGAGATATTCGAATCGATGGAGTCGAGGTTTTGCGTTGCACCAAGCGTTGAGCATTACTCCTGCACGGTGGATATGCTTGGGCGTGCGGGGAGGATAGACGAAGCGATGAAGCTGATCGAAACTATGACAGTAAAGCCAGACGCTACAGTTTGGGGAGCCCTGCTGGGGGCTTGTAGAACTCACTCGCGGCTTGATTTAGCTGAAGTTGCCGCGAAGAAACTCTTCGAGATCGAGCCAGAGAACGCTGGTCCGTACGTTTTGTTGTCTAGTATAAACGCGTCTCGAGCTAACTGGGGAGATGTTGCAGAGATGAGAAAAGACATGAGGAACAAGAATGTGAGTAAGTTCCCTGGTTGCAGCTGGATCGAAGTAGACAAGAAAGTGCACACTTTCTTCCGTGGAGATGTAAGAAACCATCCCGAGAAGACGTTGATATCGATGATGTTGGAGAAAACAGAGGGGTTATTGAGAGAAGCTGGTTATAGTCCTGACTGTAGCCACGTGTTGCACGACGTAGACGAGGAAGAGAAAATGGATAACTTGAGATTGCACAGCGAGAGACTCGCGGTTGCTTATGGACTCTTGAAGCTACCGGAAGGAGTTCCCATTCGAGTCATCAAAAATCTTAGAGTCTGTGGAGATTGCCACGCCGCCATTAAACTGATTTCGAAAGTGATGGAGCGAGAGATCATTCTTAGAGATGCAAACAGATTCCATCATTTCAAGAAGGGAGTGTGTTCCTGTAAAGATTATTGGTGA